A region from the Benincasa hispida cultivar B227 chromosome 10, ASM972705v1, whole genome shotgun sequence genome encodes:
- the LOC120088847 gene encoding LOW QUALITY PROTEIN: L-type lectin-domain containing receptor kinase IX.1-like (The sequence of the model RefSeq protein was modified relative to this genomic sequence to represent the inferred CDS: inserted 3 bases in 2 codons), with protein MLSHLFILLYLPLSVISVFLKIDPFQPNENRLLFQGDAISSYGAVMFIDPQSTCSVGWAVYKDAVPIWDSETGKITDFNTHFTFTIDTRQAFAFGNRIAFFLASAGFRIPPNSAAGYLGLFDTLSSGWDPTFEHVGININSIASSNFTRWNVSLHSLDTVDVFISYDSITKYLSVSWNNEKTATSLENTTLSYQIDLMKILPQWATVGFXASSGSFSEQLSLLSWEFSSSLDILSKPKAENDNNGSKVNIVVVVIIPLGVLMITMAAISITIVFRRLKEKKKXEEQENVEEVNLTSINDDFERGAGPRRFSRKLLAMATNNFSNKRKLGQGGFGAVYRGYLPDMDLTIAVKKISGSSKQGRKEYITEVKIISRLRHRNLVQLIGWCHDKGEFLLVYEYMSNGSLDFHLFGRRSCLAWPVRYNIALGLASALLYLHEEWEQCVVHKDIKSSNVMLDSSFNTKLGDFGLARLIDYDLGTQTTGLVGTLGYLAPEYINTGKASKESDIFSFGVVALEIATGRMSRTVMEEESHKGLVECVWDLYGSGQLLVAIDEKLQSNYDKKQIECLMLVGLWSTYPDPNLRPSIKQAIRVLNFETRMPNLPTKMPIPSYHAPFTSMTSKQPSITVSLDIGR; from the exons ATGCTAAGTCATCTCTTTATTCTTCTCTATCTTCCTCTCTCTGTTATCTCAGTTTTTCTCAAAATTGATCCATTCCAGCCGAATGAAAACCGTTTACTTTTCCAAGGAGATGCAATTTCTTCTTATGGAGCAGTTATGTTTATTGATCCTCAGTCTACCTGTAGTGTTGGTTGGGCTGTTTACAAAGATGCTGTGCCAATTTGGGACTCTGAAACAGGAAAGATCACCGATTTCAATACCCACTTCACCTTCACCATTGATACTCGACAGGCTTTTGCTTTTGGAAATCGGATTGCCTTTTTTTTGGCTTCAGCTGGGTTTCGTATCCCTCCAAACTCAGCTGCTGGGTATCTTGGCCTTTTCGATACTCTCTCTAGTGGATGGGATCCTACTTTTGAACATGTGGGTATCAATATTAACTCCATTGCTTCCTCTAATTTCACAAGGTGGAACGTCAGCTTACATAGTTTGGACACTGTTGATGTGTTTATTTCCTATGATTCAATCACTAAATACTTGAGTGTTTCATGGAATAATGAAAAGACAGCAACTTCTCTTGAAAATACAACTTTGAGTTACCAGATTGATCTCATGAAGATTCTTCCTCAATGGGCGACCGTAGGAT CAGCTTCTAGTGGTTCATTTTCAGAGCAACTTAGCCTATTATCATGGGAATTCAGCTCGAGCTTGGATATATTATCAAAGCCAAAAGCTGAAAATGATAATAATGGGAGCAAAGTTAATATAGTTGTGGTTGTAATTATTCCACTTGGCGTTTTGATGATTACCATGGCAGCAATTTCAATTACTATAGTATTTAGGAgattgaaagagaaaaagaa agaagagcaaGAAAATGTTGAGGAAGTAAACTTGACATCCATTAACGACGATTTCGAAAGAGGAGCAGGACCCAGAAGGTTTTCCCGGAAGCTTCTTGCCATGGCTACCAACAACTTCTCAAACAAAAGGAAGCTTGGTCAAGGTGGATTCGGTGCAGTGTACAGAGGGTACCTTCCAGACATGGATTTGACAATAGCCGTGAAGAAAATTTCAGGAAGTTCGAAACAAGGAAGAAAGGAATACATAACTGAGGTTAAGATCATTAGTAGACTCCGTCATCGCAATCTTGTACAACTCATCGGTTGGTGCCACGACAAGGGCGAGTTCTTGTTAGTCTATGAATACATGTCAAATGGTAGCcttgattttcatctttttggTAGAAGAAGCTGCCTTGCTTGGCCTGTGAGATACAATATTGCTTTAGGTTTAGCCTCTGCATTGTTGTACCTTCACGAAGAATGGGAGCAATGTGTGGTTCATAAAGATATTAAATCTAGTAATGTTATGTTAGATTCAAGTTTCAACACCAAGCTTGGGGATTTTGGGCTAGCTCGTTTAATTGACTATGATTTAGGCACTCAAACAACTGGGTTGGTAGGAACTTTAGGTTACTTAGCGCCTGAGTACATAAACACTGGCAAAGCTAGTAAAGAATCTGATATTTTTAGCTTTGGAGTGGTTGCTTTAGAAATTGCTACGGGGAGAATGTCAAGAACCGTCATGGAAGAGGAATCTCACAAGGGTTTGGTGGAGTGCGTTTGGGATCTCTATGGAAGTGGACAATTGCTTGTGGCCATAGATGAGAAATTGCAATCTAATTATGacaaaaaacaaatagaatGTTTGATGCTCGTTGGATTATGGAGTACTTATCCAGATCCTAATCTTAGACCTTCAATAAAACAAGCAATTCGAGTACTTAATTTTGAGACAAGGATGCCAAATCTTCCTACTAAAATGCCTATTCCTTCCTATCATGCTCCTTTTACATCGATGACATCTAAACAGCCTTCCATTACGGTAAGCCTTGATATAGGTCGTTGA